In Mycobacteriales bacterium, one genomic interval encodes:
- a CDS encoding aromatic ring-hydroxylating dioxygenase subunit alpha — protein sequence MTSPPRPAEGTWTQHYPELGTKPVSFRDSISPEFYRGEQDAIFRQAWLNVGRVEDLPRKGSWFTKDLVAARTSVIVTRGADDTVRAFHNVCRHRGNKLVWDTTPTQEARGFSRQFVCKYHGWRYGMDGACTYVHQESEFFDVDKSNLGLAAVHCEVWAGFIFVNLAKTPPCSLREFLGSMIGALENYPFGQMTERYSFRAENNSNWKVFIDAFQEYYHVPPLHTEQLGPIHRDPNATFEGAHYQLDGPHRVVSTTGSQKHKWPPETMYPTEVLLRSGNMGPWEAGTLDGELAGVNPGNVKRWGIDNFQIFPNLEILIYERNWYLSYRFWPTSHSTHVFEADLWFTPARTARERLAREYAAITVKEYALQDAGTLDGTQLGLESEAFDAYPLNDQEILVRHFHKSVGDWVAAAGRPKAEATR from the coding sequence GTGACCAGTCCGCCGAGACCGGCCGAAGGCACGTGGACCCAGCACTATCCCGAGCTCGGCACCAAGCCGGTGTCGTTTCGGGACTCCATCTCGCCGGAGTTCTACCGCGGCGAGCAGGACGCGATCTTCCGGCAGGCGTGGCTGAACGTCGGGCGCGTCGAGGACCTGCCGCGCAAGGGCAGCTGGTTCACCAAGGACCTGGTCGCCGCCCGGACGTCGGTGATCGTCACGCGCGGCGCCGACGACACCGTCCGCGCGTTCCACAACGTCTGCCGGCACCGCGGCAACAAGCTGGTCTGGGACACCACGCCGACGCAGGAGGCGCGCGGGTTCTCCCGGCAGTTCGTCTGCAAGTACCACGGCTGGCGCTACGGCATGGACGGCGCGTGCACCTACGTCCATCAGGAAAGCGAGTTCTTCGACGTCGACAAGAGCAACCTGGGGCTCGCGGCGGTGCACTGCGAGGTCTGGGCCGGCTTCATCTTCGTCAACCTGGCCAAGACGCCGCCGTGCTCGTTGCGCGAGTTCCTCGGATCGATGATCGGCGCGCTCGAGAACTACCCGTTCGGACAGATGACCGAGCGTTACTCGTTCCGGGCCGAGAACAACAGCAACTGGAAGGTGTTCATCGACGCCTTTCAGGAGTACTACCACGTACCCCCACTGCACACCGAGCAGCTCGGACCCATCCACCGCGACCCGAACGCCACCTTCGAAGGTGCGCACTACCAGCTCGACGGACCGCACCGCGTGGTCAGCACGACCGGCTCGCAGAAGCACAAGTGGCCGCCCGAGACGATGTACCCCACCGAGGTGCTGCTGCGCAGCGGGAACATGGGCCCGTGGGAGGCGGGGACCCTCGACGGCGAGCTGGCGGGCGTCAACCCCGGGAACGTGAAGCGCTGGGGGATCGACAACTTCCAGATCTTCCCGAACCTGGAGATCTTGATCTACGAGCGGAACTGGTACCTCAGCTACCGGTTCTGGCCGACCTCGCACAGTACGCACGTCTTCGAGGCGGACCTGTGGTTCACGCCTGCCAGGACCGCTCGGGAGCGGCTCGCCCGCGAGTACGCCGCGATCACGGTCAAGGAGTACGCCCTTCAGGACGCCGGCACCCTCGACGGGACGCAGCTCGGCCTGGAGTCGGAGGCGTTCGACGCCTACCCCCTCAACGACCAGGAGATCCTGGTTCGCCACTTCCACAAGTCGGTCGGCGACTGGGTCGCCGCGGCCGGCCGGCCGAAGGCGGAGGCGACGCGATGA
- a CDS encoding mycofactocin-coupled SDR family oxidoreductase, protein MGTLDGRVAFITGAARGQGRAHAVRLAQEGADIIGIDICEQMASAGYPMGTQDELDQTVKEVEALGRRMHAVKADVREYGEVRAAYKEGVAELGAVTIVVANAGIGPGNPVVPQEDVWAEVIGVNLTGVWNTGRATIESMIKNGQGGSVILTSSTGGLMSPAANDAGMLGYTAAKHGVIGLMRAWANYCAPHFIRVNAVAPTTVQTPMAGGGSVEDIVKHAPHLLNSLTNAIPIQAVEAADIANAVAFLASEESRYITGTVLPVDAGNLVRR, encoded by the coding sequence ATGGGCACGCTCGACGGCAGGGTCGCGTTCATCACCGGCGCGGCGCGAGGCCAAGGCAGGGCCCACGCGGTGCGGCTCGCGCAAGAGGGCGCGGACATCATCGGCATCGACATCTGCGAGCAGATGGCCTCCGCGGGCTACCCGATGGGGACCCAGGACGAGCTCGACCAGACGGTCAAGGAGGTCGAGGCCCTCGGCCGCCGCATGCACGCCGTCAAGGCAGATGTGCGGGAGTACGGCGAGGTGCGCGCGGCGTACAAGGAAGGCGTCGCCGAGCTCGGCGCGGTGACGATCGTCGTCGCGAACGCGGGCATCGGACCCGGCAACCCCGTCGTACCGCAAGAGGACGTGTGGGCGGAGGTCATCGGCGTCAACCTCACCGGCGTGTGGAACACCGGCCGGGCAACCATCGAGTCGATGATCAAGAACGGGCAAGGCGGATCCGTCATTTTGACCAGCTCGACCGGTGGCCTGATGTCCCCGGCCGCCAACGACGCCGGCATGCTCGGTTACACCGCCGCCAAACACGGCGTCATCGGCCTGATGCGGGCGTGGGCGAACTACTGCGCGCCGCACTTCATCCGCGTCAACGCCGTCGCCCCGACCACGGTGCAGACGCCGATGGCCGGTGGCGGCAGCGTCGAGGACATCGTCAAGCACGCGCCGCACCTGTTGAACTCACTGACCAACGCCATCCCCATCCAGGCCGTCGAAGCGGCGGACATCGCCAACGCCGTGGCGTTCCTCGCGTCGGAGGAGTCCCGCTACATCACCGGAACGGTGCTGCCCGTCGACGCCGGCAACCTCGTTCGTCGCTGA
- a CDS encoding SDR family NAD(P)-dependent oxidoreductase: MSGELTGKVAIVTGAANGIGKAIAETFVAEGAKVVIADIDDAAGAAVAGALGGAAHFVRTDVSDATSVNDVVDAAVDRFGQLDVMVNNAGISGSFRRLMMDDLRDFHKVIAVDLLGVMLGTQAAARRMAPGGSIISTTSIAGIQPGVGFSSYRAAKAGVIHFSRCAAIELAELGLRVNVIAPGNIATQINAAFDTESIVARIQPLQRLGSPSDVAHAAVYLASERSAQVTGLVLPVDGGTTVGQPPLPSESVMRRA; this comes from the coding sequence ATGAGCGGCGAGCTCACCGGCAAGGTCGCCATCGTCACCGGCGCCGCCAACGGCATCGGCAAGGCGATCGCCGAGACGTTCGTCGCGGAGGGTGCGAAGGTGGTCATCGCGGACATCGACGACGCCGCGGGCGCCGCGGTGGCCGGCGCGCTCGGCGGGGCAGCGCACTTCGTCCGCACCGACGTCTCGGACGCCACAAGTGTGAACGACGTGGTCGACGCGGCGGTCGACCGGTTCGGCCAGCTCGACGTGATGGTCAACAACGCCGGCATCTCCGGCTCATTCCGGCGACTGATGATGGATGACCTCCGGGACTTCCATAAGGTCATCGCCGTCGACCTGCTCGGGGTCATGCTCGGCACGCAGGCGGCGGCAAGGCGGATGGCGCCGGGCGGATCGATCATCAGCACGACCTCGATCGCGGGCATCCAGCCGGGGGTCGGGTTCTCGTCCTACCGGGCGGCGAAGGCGGGCGTCATCCACTTCAGCCGGTGTGCGGCCATCGAGCTCGCCGAGCTCGGTCTGCGGGTCAACGTCATCGCGCCGGGCAACATCGCCACGCAGATCAACGCCGCCTTCGACACCGAGTCAATCGTCGCCCGCATCCAGCCGTTGCAACGACTCGGCTCGCCGAGCGACGTCGCTCACGCGGCGGTCTATCTCGCCAGCGAACGCTCCGCCCAGGTGACCGGCCTCGTCCTTCCGGTCGACGGCGGGACCACGGTCGGTCAGCCGCCGCTGCCGAGCGAGTCGGTCATGCGTCGCGCCTGA
- a CDS encoding helix-turn-helix domain-containing protein has translation MRRRLLDATIATLHDEGFRGTTTRKVQQRAGVSRGALLHHFGSRSELILAAVEHLAKERMGEVVRLAGSPPPRSSRPRWAIEVLWSTFDGPLFAASLELWLAARTDEELLAALVPQERMLGRAIRDIAGDLFGPDSTSSPGFGHDLEILLDAMRGAAARGVLRTATGDRRLLDSWCNLMTGPANERGTGP, from the coding sequence ATGCGACGGCGCCTGCTCGACGCCACGATCGCGACGCTTCACGATGAGGGCTTCCGCGGTACGACGACTCGCAAGGTGCAGCAGCGCGCCGGCGTCTCTCGTGGTGCCCTGCTGCATCACTTCGGCTCGCGCTCCGAACTGATCCTCGCCGCGGTCGAGCACCTGGCCAAGGAGCGGATGGGTGAGGTGGTCCGGCTCGCCGGTTCGCCGCCACCACGCTCGTCGCGGCCACGGTGGGCGATCGAAGTCCTCTGGTCGACCTTCGACGGCCCGCTGTTCGCGGCGTCATTGGAGCTCTGGCTCGCCGCCCGCACCGACGAGGAGCTCCTCGCCGCGCTGGTCCCCCAGGAGCGGATGCTGGGACGGGCGATCCGCGACATAGCGGGAGACCTCTTCGGCCCCGACTCGACCTCGTCACCGGGCTTCGGCCACGACCTGGAGATCCTGCTCGACGCGATGCGCGGCGCCGCCGCGCGTGGCGTGCTGCGGACCGCCACCGGCGACCGCCGCCTGCTCGACAGCTGGTGCAACCTGATGACGGGGCCGGCGAACGAGCGGGGCACAGGGCCGTAG
- a CDS encoding cation transporter produces MGLREVRAGLALSVASIVWTVGASAESIAVGVGARSLVLIAFGAVGVFDAVGSIVLVTHFRHALRHEVIHEGRERVAQLVVGTGLSIVGTVSLAGGIYRLVGGQHTKEQVAGLVVAGLSVVALAFLGTAKRRYGKRIPSRALAADGGLSLIGALAASAALAGAGLNDAFGWWWSDPAAACAIAIGALAIAVATLRANDAPAPDGGG; encoded by the coding sequence GTGGGTTTGCGTGAGGTCCGGGCCGGGTTGGCGCTGTCGGTCGCTTCGATCGTGTGGACGGTGGGGGCGAGCGCGGAAAGCATCGCGGTCGGCGTCGGGGCGCGAAGCCTCGTCCTGATCGCGTTCGGCGCGGTTGGCGTCTTCGACGCGGTCGGCTCGATCGTCCTGGTGACGCACTTCCGGCACGCGTTGCGTCACGAGGTGATCCACGAAGGTCGCGAGCGAGTCGCCCAGCTCGTCGTCGGCACCGGCCTGTCGATCGTCGGGACGGTCAGCCTCGCCGGCGGCATCTACCGGCTGGTCGGCGGCCAGCACACCAAGGAGCAGGTCGCCGGTCTCGTCGTGGCGGGGCTGTCGGTGGTCGCGCTGGCGTTCCTCGGTACGGCGAAGCGCCGCTACGGCAAGCGGATCCCGAGCCGGGCGCTCGCCGCGGACGGCGGCCTGTCGCTCATCGGCGCGCTGGCGGCGAGCGCGGCGCTCGCCGGGGCCGGCCTCAACGACGCGTTCGGCTGGTGGTGGAGCGACCCGGCTGCGGCGTGCGCGATCGCCATCGGCGCGCTCGCGATCGCCGTCGCCACCTTGCGGGCGAACGACGCCCCCGCCCCGGACGGCGGCGGCTAG
- a CDS encoding aldehyde dehydrogenase family protein: protein MTALAVLEELRARPGSGDTIAIVDPVTEEQIGEFKDGGPEAIDAAVARARETFDSGVWRNKPGPEKARILWKVAELLEARAEELAQIDSLNTGMPLPQATRNMDAVIEYFRYFAGWCTKIHGVARDIRMAGGLNGYDARIHSYTIKEPVGVVGLIIPWNGPAFNAAAKLAPSLAAGCSSVLKPAEETPLSALVFEQVLEQAGVPEGVTNLVQGWGHTAGQRLIEHPDVDKIAFTGSTEVGKKIVAAANGNLKRVMLELGGKSPTLIYDDAELERAIPAAAMGIFMHSGQACVAGSRVFVQRGVYQQVLDGISAFANRLRFGGPQDGKVHSGPIISERQMNRVLGYIDDGKNNGAEVAAGGHRLDRKGWFVHPTVLTSVDSNTRVFQEEIFGPVVAVTPFDDDDEVVALANDSTYGLAAAVYTRDLSRAHSLAGRLDAGSVTLNCQMMWDADVSFGGFKQSGWGYENGELGLDSYLRSKSVWTMI from the coding sequence ATGACCGCGCTTGCCGTCCTTGAGGAGCTTCGGGCCCGGCCCGGGTCGGGCGACACGATCGCGATCGTCGACCCGGTCACCGAAGAGCAGATCGGCGAGTTCAAAGACGGTGGGCCGGAGGCGATCGACGCGGCGGTCGCACGGGCCCGCGAGACCTTCGACTCGGGCGTGTGGCGCAACAAGCCCGGACCCGAGAAGGCCAGGATCCTCTGGAAGGTCGCGGAGCTGCTCGAAGCGCGCGCCGAGGAGCTGGCCCAGATCGACTCGCTGAACACCGGCATGCCGCTGCCGCAGGCGACCCGCAACATGGATGCCGTCATCGAGTACTTCCGCTACTTCGCCGGCTGGTGCACCAAGATCCACGGCGTCGCACGTGACATCCGGATGGCCGGCGGGCTCAACGGGTACGACGCCCGGATCCACTCGTACACGATCAAGGAGCCGGTCGGCGTCGTCGGGCTGATCATCCCGTGGAACGGCCCGGCCTTCAACGCGGCAGCGAAGCTCGCTCCGTCCCTGGCGGCCGGCTGCAGCAGCGTGCTCAAGCCCGCCGAGGAGACCCCGCTGTCGGCGCTGGTCTTCGAGCAGGTGCTCGAGCAGGCCGGGGTGCCGGAAGGCGTCACGAACCTCGTCCAGGGGTGGGGCCACACCGCCGGGCAACGACTGATCGAGCACCCCGACGTCGACAAGATCGCCTTCACCGGCTCGACCGAGGTCGGCAAGAAGATCGTCGCGGCGGCGAACGGCAACCTCAAGCGGGTGATGCTCGAGCTCGGCGGCAAGTCGCCCACACTCATCTACGACGACGCCGAACTCGAGCGGGCGATCCCGGCCGCGGCGATGGGAATCTTCATGCACTCCGGTCAGGCGTGCGTCGCCGGATCACGGGTGTTCGTGCAGCGTGGGGTCTACCAACAGGTGCTGGACGGCATCTCGGCGTTCGCGAACCGGCTGCGGTTCGGCGGGCCGCAGGACGGCAAGGTCCACAGCGGCCCGATCATCAGCGAGCGACAGATGAACCGCGTCCTCGGCTACATCGACGACGGCAAGAACAACGGTGCCGAGGTGGCGGCCGGCGGGCACCGGCTCGACCGCAAGGGCTGGTTCGTCCATCCCACGGTTCTCACCAGCGTCGACTCGAACACCCGGGTGTTCCAGGAGGAGATCTTCGGGCCGGTCGTGGCCGTCACTCCCTTCGACGACGATGACGAGGTGGTGGCGCTCGCCAACGACTCGACGTACGGCCTTGCCGCCGCGGTCTACACCCGCGACCTGTCTCGGGCGCACTCGCTGGCCGGGCGGCTCGACGCCGGCAGCGTGACGCTGAACTGCCAGATGATGTGGGACGCCGACGTGTCCTTCGGCGGCTTCAAGCAGTCCGGCTGGGGCTACGAGAACGGCGAGCTCGGCCTGGACAGCTACCTGCGGTCGAAGTCCGTCTGGACGATGATCTAG
- a CDS encoding amidohydrolase family protein → MSDVRVTVLRPKAVLDVVSGELLDGARVVVAGDRIASVGSTVADPVDREIDLGDLTLLPGLMDMELNLLIGGPETPTGLPLPMHGVQDDPVYRTLRGTVNARTTLLAGFTTVRNLGLMVKTGGYPLDVALGRAIDNGWMVGPRIVPAAHAITPTGGHLDPTMFQRFAPGVLPLSIEEGIANGVDQVRACVRYQLKYGAKVIKISASGGVMSHSGEPGAQQYSDDELAAIVDEAHRAGVKVAAHAHGDTAIRACVLAGVDCIEHGSLASDDTVRLMVERGTFLVPTSYLSEGLDVSRAAPELQAKAAEVFPRAREMLGRAIAAGVRIACGTDAPAIPHGDNAKELWAMVDRGMSPLDAIRAATLTSAQLIDRADELGRLAPGCLADVIAVPGDPTSDITVTQDVRFVMKAGKVFLDKRDAEDGSSCE, encoded by the coding sequence GTGTCAGACGTTCGGGTCACGGTGCTACGGCCGAAAGCCGTGCTCGACGTGGTCAGCGGTGAGCTCCTGGACGGTGCCAGGGTGGTCGTCGCAGGCGATCGCATCGCCTCGGTCGGGTCAACCGTCGCTGACCCAGTCGATCGTGAGATCGACCTCGGCGACCTCACGTTGCTGCCCGGCCTGATGGACATGGAGCTCAACCTGTTGATCGGCGGTCCGGAGACGCCGACCGGTCTGCCGCTGCCGATGCACGGCGTCCAGGACGACCCGGTGTATCGCACGCTTCGCGGCACGGTGAACGCGCGTACCACCCTGTTGGCCGGCTTCACGACGGTCCGCAACCTCGGGTTGATGGTCAAGACTGGTGGCTACCCGCTCGACGTCGCCCTCGGCCGTGCCATCGACAACGGTTGGATGGTCGGGCCGCGGATCGTGCCCGCGGCGCACGCCATCACCCCGACCGGCGGTCATCTGGATCCGACGATGTTCCAGCGCTTTGCGCCCGGCGTCCTGCCGCTGAGCATCGAGGAAGGCATCGCCAACGGCGTCGACCAGGTCCGCGCCTGCGTTCGCTACCAACTCAAGTACGGCGCGAAGGTCATCAAGATCTCGGCATCGGGCGGCGTGATGTCCCACAGCGGCGAACCTGGCGCCCAGCAGTACTCCGACGACGAGCTCGCCGCGATCGTCGACGAGGCGCACCGCGCGGGCGTCAAGGTCGCGGCGCACGCGCACGGAGACACCGCGATCCGCGCCTGCGTACTCGCAGGTGTCGACTGCATCGAGCACGGCTCGCTGGCGAGTGACGACACGGTCCGGCTGATGGTCGAGCGTGGGACGTTCCTCGTCCCGACCAGCTATCTGTCGGAGGGGCTCGACGTCAGCCGCGCGGCGCCCGAGCTGCAGGCCAAGGCGGCGGAGGTCTTCCCTCGCGCGAGGGAGATGCTGGGACGAGCGATCGCGGCGGGAGTGCGCATCGCGTGCGGCACTGACGCGCCCGCGATCCCGCACGGCGACAACGCCAAGGAGCTCTGGGCGATGGTCGACCGGGGGATGTCCCCGCTGGATGCGATCCGCGCGGCGACGCTGACGAGCGCACAGCTGATCGACCGTGCCGACGAGCTCGGCAGGCTCGCGCCGGGCTGTCTCGCTGACGTCATCGCCGTCCCAGGCGATCCGACGTCGGACATCACCGTGACGCAGGACGTCCGGTTCGTGATGAAGGCTGGCAAGGTCTTCCTCGACAAGCGCGACGCGGAAGACGGGAGCTCCTGCGAGTGA
- a CDS encoding aromatic ring-hydroxylating dioxygenase subunit alpha produces MAHFNKPAEGSWTQHFGLSTEPVSYGDSISPEFYALEQEAIFKKTWLNVGRVEQLPKPGSFFTKELDAAKTSVLIVKNRDGELRAFHNMCRHRGNKLAWTDFPKEEVDGTCRQFTCKYHGWRYDLDGKLTFVQQESEFFDLDKDKFGLVPITIDVWAGFIFITFDQEPQPLRDYMGEMGAGIEAYPFELMTQKHTYRSEIGSNWKLFIDAFMEFYHAPVLHAKQSVSEESRKLQSYGYEALAYDVDGPHAMVSSWGGMSPPKDLNMVKPIERALRSGLFGPWDGPDIGELPPGVNPAKSPAWGIDSFLFFPNFMLLLWKPNWYLTYHYWPTSYNTHVFETSLYFAPPKTALERLQQELAVVTFKEYGLQDANTLEATQTMLQSGAITEFPLCDQEVMLRHMHTTCREWVERYQASKTGPAAVPAAS; encoded by the coding sequence ATGGCGCACTTCAACAAGCCCGCAGAGGGCTCGTGGACTCAGCACTTCGGTCTGTCCACCGAGCCGGTGTCGTACGGCGACTCGATCTCGCCGGAGTTCTACGCGCTCGAGCAAGAGGCGATCTTCAAAAAGACCTGGCTCAACGTCGGCCGGGTCGAGCAGCTGCCGAAGCCGGGCAGCTTCTTCACCAAGGAGCTCGACGCCGCCAAGACCTCCGTGCTCATCGTCAAGAACCGTGACGGCGAGCTGCGGGCGTTCCACAACATGTGCCGGCATCGAGGCAACAAGCTGGCGTGGACCGACTTCCCGAAGGAGGAGGTCGACGGCACCTGCCGGCAGTTCACCTGCAAGTACCACGGTTGGCGCTACGACCTCGACGGCAAGCTGACCTTCGTCCAGCAGGAGAGCGAGTTCTTCGACCTCGACAAGGACAAGTTCGGGCTGGTGCCGATCACCATCGACGTCTGGGCCGGGTTCATCTTCATCACCTTCGACCAGGAGCCGCAGCCGCTGCGGGACTACATGGGCGAGATGGGTGCGGGGATCGAGGCGTACCCGTTCGAGCTGATGACCCAGAAGCACACGTACCGGTCGGAGATCGGCAGCAACTGGAAGCTGTTCATCGACGCCTTCATGGAGTTCTACCACGCACCCGTTCTGCACGCGAAGCAGTCGGTGTCCGAGGAGTCGCGCAAGCTCCAGAGCTACGGCTACGAAGCGCTTGCCTACGACGTGGACGGCCCGCACGCCATGGTCTCGTCGTGGGGTGGCATGTCCCCGCCCAAGGACCTGAACATGGTCAAGCCCATCGAGCGAGCGTTGCGCAGCGGCCTGTTCGGCCCGTGGGACGGGCCCGACATCGGTGAGCTGCCGCCGGGGGTGAACCCCGCGAAGAGCCCGGCCTGGGGGATCGACTCGTTCCTGTTCTTCCCGAACTTCATGCTGCTGCTCTGGAAGCCGAACTGGTACCTCACCTACCACTACTGGCCGACGTCGTACAACACGCACGTGTTCGAGACATCGCTGTACTTCGCGCCGCCCAAGACCGCGCTCGAGCGGCTCCAGCAGGAGCTCGCCGTCGTCACGTTCAAGGAGTACGGCCTGCAGGACGCGAACACCCTCGAAGCGACGCAGACCATGCTCCAGTCCGGGGCGATCACCGAGTTCCCGCTGTGCGACCAGGAGGTCATGCTCCGGCACATGCACACGACCTGCCGCGAATGGGTCGAGCGCTACCAAGCGAGCAAGACCGGTCCCGCGGCCGTCCCGGCTGCGTCCTGA
- a CDS encoding cytochrome P450, with product MSGGDESAVDEIDFFRSGAVLADPYPYYEQLRGQCPVHREPHEGVVMITGYDEALEVYRDAATFSSANSVTGPFPGFSVPLVGEDVTALIEAHRDELPFSDQLPTFDPPKHGAHRGLTMRMLTPKRLKENEAAIWEIADRQLDEFIDEGGCEFVSAFASPFAMLVIADLLGVPDDDRPEFRDRLARTSGFGTGESNQMAHTPLEFLYDKFSHYIEDRRRAPRADIMTRMAEATFPDGSTPEVLDVVRVAANLFAAGQETTVRLLASALRIVAEHPDIQDALRADPTAIPNFVEEVLRIESPIKGDFRVARVGTTVGGVDIPAGTTVMLLNGAANRDPRRFDDPAALDPARANAREHLAFGHGTHFCPGAPLARTEGRVALERILHRTSKIRIDADKHGPEGQRKFRFVPTYMLRGLVALHLTFEPAR from the coding sequence ATGAGCGGTGGCGACGAGAGCGCTGTCGACGAGATCGACTTCTTTCGCAGCGGCGCCGTCCTTGCCGACCCGTACCCGTACTACGAGCAGCTTCGCGGGCAGTGTCCGGTCCATCGCGAGCCGCACGAGGGCGTCGTCATGATCACCGGGTACGACGAGGCGCTCGAGGTCTACCGCGACGCCGCCACCTTCTCCTCGGCCAACTCGGTGACCGGACCGTTCCCGGGCTTCAGCGTGCCGCTCGTCGGCGAGGACGTGACGGCGCTCATCGAGGCGCACCGCGACGAGCTGCCGTTCAGCGACCAGCTACCGACCTTCGACCCGCCGAAACACGGCGCGCACCGCGGCCTGACGATGCGGATGCTCACCCCGAAGCGGCTCAAGGAGAACGAAGCCGCGATCTGGGAGATCGCGGACCGCCAGCTCGACGAGTTCATCGACGAAGGCGGTTGCGAGTTCGTCTCGGCGTTCGCGTCGCCGTTCGCGATGCTCGTGATCGCTGATCTGCTCGGCGTGCCCGACGATGATCGCCCGGAGTTCCGCGATCGGCTGGCCCGCACCAGCGGATTCGGCACCGGAGAGTCGAACCAGATGGCCCACACGCCACTGGAGTTCCTCTACGACAAGTTCAGCCACTACATCGAGGACCGCCGCCGTGCGCCGCGGGCCGACATCATGACGCGCATGGCCGAGGCGACCTTCCCGGACGGATCGACGCCGGAGGTCCTCGACGTGGTCCGGGTTGCCGCGAACCTGTTCGCCGCCGGTCAGGAGACGACGGTGCGGCTGCTGGCGTCGGCGCTGCGGATCGTCGCCGAGCACCCGGACATCCAGGACGCGCTGCGCGCCGATCCGACGGCCATCCCGAACTTCGTCGAGGAGGTCCTACGGATCGAGAGTCCGATCAAGGGGGACTTCCGGGTCGCCCGGGTGGGCACGACGGTCGGCGGCGTGGACATCCCCGCGGGCACGACCGTGATGCTGCTCAACGGCGCCGCCAACCGCGACCCGCGGCGCTTTGACGATCCGGCAGCCCTCGACCCGGCGCGTGCCAACGCGCGTGAGCATCTCGCGTTCGGCCACGGCACCCACTTCTGCCCGGGCGCCCCGCTGGCAAGGACCGAAGGCCGGGTCGCCCTCGAGCGGATTCTGCACCGCACCAGCAAGATCCGAATAGACGCCGACAAGCACGGGCCGGAGGGCCAGCGCAAGTTCCGGTTCGTGCCGACGTACATGCTGCGCGGGCTCGTGGCCCTGCATCTCACCTTCGAGCCCGCGCGATGA
- a CDS encoding ferredoxin--NADP reductase — protein MAEAARSDRYHDLAVQRVVRETADAISIGFDVPADLADRYTYRPGQFVTIRAVVDGVPHLRSYSMSSAPETDLDLQVTVKRVPDGPVSCWLHDSVAVGDVLPVSVPAGAFLLPDSEADLVMFAAGSGITPILSMVKSVLHGSSRRVSLLFANRDRDSAIFGSTLDMLAAQFPERLDLHHHSDAASGFVSQAMVSSFADAAGDREFYVCGPTGFMEVVQAGLARSGVATDCIHIERFTPAALPQLPPFAVALVDSDEERTLTITVGSETKTVSQRDKLTILESARWNGMSAPSSCEAGHCATCMAQVVEGEVSMAVNDILTDEEVEAGWVLTCQTVPVSPVVRVVYET, from the coding sequence ATGGCTGAGGCGGCGCGCAGCGATCGTTACCACGACCTCGCGGTGCAGCGGGTCGTCCGTGAGACGGCCGACGCGATCTCGATCGGATTCGACGTGCCGGCCGATCTCGCGGACCGCTACACCTACCGTCCCGGTCAGTTCGTCACGATCCGGGCGGTCGTCGACGGCGTGCCGCACCTGCGCAGCTACTCGATGTCGTCGGCTCCCGAGACCGACCTTGACCTGCAGGTCACGGTGAAGCGAGTCCCCGACGGCCCGGTGTCGTGCTGGCTGCACGACTCGGTCGCGGTCGGTGACGTGCTCCCGGTCAGCGTGCCGGCAGGGGCGTTCCTGCTCCCGGACTCCGAGGCCGACCTCGTGATGTTCGCCGCGGGCAGCGGCATCACCCCGATCCTGTCGATGGTGAAGTCGGTCCTGCACGGCTCGAGCCGGCGGGTGAGCCTGCTGTTCGCCAACCGCGACCGTGACTCGGCCATCTTCGGTTCGACGCTCGACATGCTCGCTGCGCAGTTCCCGGAGCGGCTCGACCTTCACCACCACAGCGATGCCGCAAGCGGGTTCGTCTCGCAAGCCATGGTCTCGTCGTTTGCCGACGCCGCCGGCGACCGCGAGTTCTACGTCTGCGGGCCGACCGGGTTCATGGAGGTCGTGCAAGCCGGGCTCGCCCGCTCGGGTGTGGCGACCGACTGCATCCACATCGAGCGCTTCACACCGGCCGCGCTTCCGCAGCTGCCGCCGTTCGCCGTGGCACTGGTCGACAGCGATGAGGAGCGAACTCTCACGATCACGGTCGGCTCCGAGACCAAGACGGTCAGCCAGCGCGACAAGCTGACGATCCTCGAGTCGGCGCGCTGGAACGGGATGTCCGCGCCGTCGTCGTGCGAGGCCGGCCACTGCGCGACGTGCATGGCGCAGGTCGTGGAGGGCGAGGTCTCGATGGCGGTCAACGACATCCTCACCGACGAGGAGGTCGAAGCCGGTTGGGTGCTGACCTGTCAGACGGTGCCCGTCTCGCCGGTCGTGCGTGTGGTGTACGAGACGTGA